The Vibrio syngnathi DNA window TATCGTCGATAGTGGTTCTCATATCGATGAAGCACTACAAGAAACAATACGAGAGAACCTAGACTTCATGCCTGCGTTTGCTCATAGACTAACTCAGAATAAGCAATAACCTAGTCGTGTTAGCTCACTCGAAAATGGGCTAACACCAATCACCTACAATCGATTTTAATAATAAGAGGCCAACGATGAAACTGATATTAAACGCCGATGATTTCGGCCTCACTGAAACGGTAAACCATGGCATTGTTGAGTGCTTCAAAGCAGGCATGGTGAAGTCGACCACCATCATGATGAACCAACCGGGCACACAACACGCCATCGATCTTTACCATCAAGGTTTGGTTCCAGAAGTTGGCTTGCACTTTACGGTTACTTCAGGGAAACCTCTTAGTTCACCAGATTTAGTACCAAGCTTGGTGGATGACCAAGGTAACTTCTTAGATAAAGCGGTTTTATTTAACAAAGCTGATGTGGTCGAAGATGAGGTTGTGCTAGAGCTTAACGCACAGTATCAAGCTGCCATCAATGCCGGTTTAAAGATCAATCATATCGACAGCCATCATTTTGGTGGTGTATTCAAACCTCTCAAAGCGGCGTTTACTCAAACAGCAAATACTATCGGTTTGCCAGTAAGGCGCATCGACAACATTATAAGTGGGCAAGGTTCACTGTTGGTGCCTACACCGGACGCTTTTGATATGCGATTTTTTGATCAAGGAATCTCCCTTAACAGCTTGCAAGATATTCTGTTGAGCTACCAAACTACCATGCCTAACAGCA harbors:
- a CDS encoding carbohydrate deacetylase is translated as MKLILNADDFGLTETVNHGIVECFKAGMVKSTTIMMNQPGTQHAIDLYHQGLVPEVGLHFTVTSGKPLSSPDLVPSLVDDQGNFLDKAVLFNKADVVEDEVVLELNAQYQAAINAGLKINHIDSHHFGGVFKPLKAAFTQTANTIGLPVRRIDNIISGQGSLLVPTPDAFDMRFFDQGISLNSLQDILLSYQTTMPNSTVELMCHPSFSVSEELKSLSGYDDKRVEEYNLLTSTSLKQWLSDNHIECVGFDELRIR